From the Deinococcus gobiensis I-0 genome, the window GCCGACTTCGACCGCGACTTCCGGCAGGCGGTCGCGCGGGTGGTCAACGGTCAGGGCGCGCCCTTCGAGGAGTCGCTGCTCGAAGAATTCGCCCCGGCCCGCGCCGACTACCTCAAGCAGTACGTGCGCGAGCGCGCGACCTACCAGCTCGCCCGCGTCGCCAACAAGCCCGACGCGGCGGCCCTCGACGCGCAGGTGGCGCAGGCCCGCGCCGGGTTCCCGACCGACGCCGCCTTCGCCGAGGCGCTGGGCCAGCGCGGCTACGCCAGCGAGGCCGACTTCCGCGCGGCCCTGGAACGCCAGACCGTGGTGCGGGCCTACCTCGATACCCTGCAAAAGCGCTTCACCTTCGGCGACAGCGTGGTGAGCGGCTTCTACAACCTCAACCGCGCGTCCTTCGACCGCCCCGGCGAGGCCTGCGTCAAGCACATCCTGGTGGCCACCAAGGCCGAGGCCGACGCGGTGACGGCGCAGCTCGCGGCGGGCGGCGACTTCGCCAAGATCGCCCAGGAAAAGAGCCAGGACCCCGGCAGCGCTGCTGCGGGCGGTGACCTGGGCTGCATCAACTCCGGCGACACCGTGGCGGCCTTCGACCAG encodes:
- a CDS encoding peptidylprolyl isomerase, with the translated sequence MNKLALTLTLLLGGAALAQTAPPAPAAPATPAQTAPAPAAPAATPATGTQDPAAVVARIGNETVTLADFDRDFRQAVARVVNGQGAPFEESLLEEFAPARADYLKQYVRERATYQLARVANKPDAAALDAQVAQARAGFPTDAAFAEALGQRGYASEADFRAALERQTVVRAYLDTLQKRFTFGDSVVSGFYNLNRASFDRPGEACVKHILVATKAEADAVTAQLAAGGDFAKIAQEKSQDPGSAAAGGDLGCINSGDTVAAFDQASFNGPLNVPQTVQTEFGWHVLIVTKRTPAGLLPLAEAAPLIRQQLAGDAAQKYLDAQIARLAPQSFPAVVTVAAPAAAPAPAPTTAPSQP